TTAAACTCTGCGATCTGAAGATTGAAGAATCGATTCTGAACTACCGCAAGATCTATTACAAGATTTCGAGCCTCGTTGAACCAAGCCAGATCGCGGGTGGCTATGCAGCCAGTTATGGCGAAGCTTTGGCCAGCTTCGCATTTCTTTGTGAGCGCCTCAGCATTATTGGCCTCAGCCGAACACTGATGGAAACTGTGCTCGACAAATTGCAGGTGCGCAAAAGGCTCTTAGGTCTTGAGCACTCCAACTTTGCCCAGCCCAATTTTCTCGAAATCTCGCAGAGCATGCACCGCGAAGAAATCGAACAGCTCGGCTTTCCGCTGATCGCAAAAACGCGGCGCGGGGCTTCCAAAAAGCATATTTACCGGTTAGAAAACTGGCTCGAGGTGAAGAACTTTCTTTCGCGCCGCAATCTTGAAGCGCTCGGCGTTAAAGGCCATGAGTTTATTTTCGAGCAATTCATCGAGGGTGATGAAATAATCGTCACCGGCTTCGCGCAAAATTTTCACTACCAGCTGTTATCGGTGCACGACCGCATCGCCGCGACCCGCCCTCCCTACATCGATCTCGAGCACAGGTTTCCCTCGCGTTATGCGCACCTTGCCGCCAGCATTCAGCAGATTCACGAACAGATCTGCATGCGGCTTCAGCTCTCTGACACACCGATTGTCAGCGAATGGAAAGTTGTCGCCGACCGTATCTACCTTGTCGAGCTGAGCGCACAGATTCCCGGCGAGCACGTTGCCGACTTTATGATACCCAAAGGCCTGCGTTATGATTATTTTGCCAATCTCGTCAGGTTGACATTGGGAGAAAAAATCGAACCGGTTTCAGAAAAACATCTGCATCCCGTGCGCGTGCGTTACTGGGCAGAGAACCCTGGCTGGGGCGAATGGCAAGAAGAGACCCGCAAAGCAAGTTTCGCGCGAGTCATCAACGCCAACCCACCCAAGACGATCACGTCGAACCTTGACCGATACGGTGTAGCAGGATTTCTAGATTAACTCCACAATCAAAGCAGCTGAGCTGCTTTGATTGTGCTGCCTCACGGCTCAAGCCAGCTTCGTTTATACGAACCATCTTTCTGCCGCTCGAAAAGTATGCGCTGGTGTAACCG
The sequence above is a segment of the Turneriella parva DSM 21527 genome. Coding sequences within it:
- a CDS encoding ATP-grasp domain-containing protein gives rise to the protein MAKAERDGFYLSLGAGENQLPLIRAARDQGLKIIGVDRNLGAVGLKLCDLKIEESILNYRKIYYKISSLVEPSQIAGGYAASYGEALASFAFLCERLSIIGLSRTLMETVLDKLQVRKRLLGLEHSNFAQPNFLEISQSMHREEIEQLGFPLIAKTRRGASKKHIYRLENWLEVKNFLSRRNLEALGVKGHEFIFEQFIEGDEIIVTGFAQNFHYQLLSVHDRIAATRPPYIDLEHRFPSRYAHLAASIQQIHEQICMRLQLSDTPIVSEWKVVADRIYLVELSAQIPGEHVADFMIPKGLRYDYFANLVRLTLGEKIEPVSEKHLHPVRVRYWAENPGWGEWQEETRKASFARVINANPPKTITSNLDRYGVAGFLD